The genomic region CAAGTCAGGAATGAGGTTGATGCGCTCCGTCGCCCAACGCTTTTCGTCGGGGTCCAAATCGCCTTCTTCCACACGAGCAGGCAACGAAATACTGTGTTCGCGCGAGACCTTGTAGTAGTGAATGCTGGTGAAGAGAATCCCCAGCAAGGGCAAGAAGAGCACGTGCATCAGATAGAAGCGCAAGAGACCACCGGCGCCAATGTCCGGCGCACCACGCAACAAGAGGTTGACTTCCTTCCCGATCAGCGGCGTCTTGTCCGCCATCGACGTACCGATGGTCACCGCCCAGAACGCCAACTGGTCCCACGGGAGCAGGTAGCCGGAGAACGAGAGGAAGAGCGTAATCCCCAGCAACACAACCCCCGTCAGCCAGGTGAATTCACGCGGCTTTTTGTACGAACCGGTCATGTATACGCGTAACATGTGCAACGCCACAACGGCGACCATCAACTCCGCACCCAAGCGGTGCATATCGCGCAGCAACTCGCCGTACCAGACGTTGCTCAGAATGTTAATCATGTTGCTATACGCCGTGTCAGGCGTCGGCGCATAGTAGACCATCAAGATAAGACCGGTGACAATTTCAATGAAGAACATGTACGCACTGAGGAAGCCCAAGCGGAACGTGTGCGTGAACCACGTCGCGGCGCGCGGGTAGTAGCGCGGGCGAATGTGCATGAGGAACGACGTGGTATGCACCTTGAAACGCGGGTTGGGTTTCTCAGTCGGCGGGTCCCCGCGGAAAACGGCGCGCAATTCTTCAATATCCATCCCCGCCGTAATAATGCGGACCCGCTCGTCAATCTTTTCACGAGCGACCTGTTCCCAATCTTGCTCGCGCAATTCGCGCATTTTGCGCTGCAAGTCGTTGGGCAGATTACGCAAATCTTGCAACCCAAGCATAGTGTTCACTCCTCATCAGCGTTCAGAGAGTTGCGTCAGTGCAAACGGGCTCACGACTCACCGGCTTAGTGCGGATCGCCACGCAGCAAATCGCCGGTATCAACAGTCACAATCGCATCCGGGCTTGGAACGGGTACGGGACCTTTCTTCACACGGTCGGTCTC from Ardenticatena maritima harbors:
- a CDS encoding cytochrome b gives rise to the protein MLGLQDLRNLPNDLQRKMRELREQDWEQVAREKIDERVRIITAGMDIEELRAVFRGDPPTEKPNPRFKVHTTSFLMHIRPRYYPRAATWFTHTFRLGFLSAYMFFIEIVTGLILMVYYAPTPDTAYSNMINILSNVWYGELLRDMHRLGAELMVAVVALHMLRVYMTGSYKKPREFTWLTGVVLLGITLFLSFSGYLLPWDQLAFWAVTIGTSMADKTPLIGKEVNLLLRGAPDIGAGGLLRFYLMHVLFLPLLGILFTSIHYYKVSREHSISLPARVEEGDLDPDEKRWATERINLIPDLLTHELFLAILVVVLMMVSAATWYSAPLESRAQPNVTPLDTKAPWYFWWLQGMLKLGDPTWMGVILPGLIVLLLAAVPYIDNNPYRLAKRRPIAVAQGVLATIAILILSYMGLPRWGIETPPATRIIQDIAPQEGVGPLRELGYAGVPLGTFDTDTYQLPPNPTEFDLLFAEFQRRVKEAPLVAPHGEWKIDLWQPTLKRVHMEISWTKVDDDGNIVYDENGNPVRDTYTKTVFLHQNTKHH